A stretch of the Helicoverpa armigera isolate CAAS_96S chromosome 5, ASM3070526v1, whole genome shotgun sequence genome encodes the following:
- the LOC126055069 gene encoding uncharacterized protein DDB_G0290685, protein MGLCRTIVLVTFIGLLQCALYEAQRCNCNIPTTVQFRIPNLDNYQNYPFYFPLPYPYANNGNKRACNTPGCNTNNRVQPSEVKISVPTATKSGYTHITLDTKNPNRYGSQCNKPVNPTNTNIDVYVQLGKTNKNNKNEPEAESEASATKSKNGKEMKSIVIAKYSQSKLKVNVHVREPYYNENNDGNKPEVTGVGYATDEDGEARAVADAEVEDTNYPAKEDYAANEEDGANDQAKEGGANDQAEEGGANDQAEEGGANDQAEEGGANDQAEEGGANDQAEEGGANDQAEEGGANDQAEEGGANDQAEEGGANDQAEEGGANDQAEEGGANDQAEEGGANDQAEEGGANDQAEEGGANDQAEEGDANDQAEEGGANDQAEEGGANDQAEEGGANDQAEEGGANDQAEEGGANDQAEEGGANDQAEEGGANDQAEEGGANDQAEEGGANDQAEEGGANDQAEEGGANDQAEEGGANDQAEEGGANDQAEEGGANDQAEEGGANDQAEEGGANDQAEEGGANDQAEEGGANDQAEEGGANDQAKEGGARNGNRGQANRPNDD, encoded by the exons ATGGGTTTGTGTCGAACAATAGTGTTGGTGACCTTTATAGGACTACTACAA tgcgctttatatgaagctcAAAGATGCAACTGCAACATACCGACTACTGTGCAATTTAGAATACCGAATTTGGacaattatcaaaattatcctTTTTATTTCCCGTTACCGTACCCATATGCtaataatggaaataaacgaGCCTGTAACACTCCAGGGTGTAATACAAATAATAGAGTTCAACCAAGCGAAGTTAAGATTTCGGTTCCAACTGCCACAAAATCTGGATATACCCACATAACACTCGATACCAAAAATCCCAATAGATATGGTTCTCAATGCAATAAACCGGTCAATCCAACAAACACTAATATAGATGTTTATGTACAACTCGGTAagacaaataagaacaataaaaatgaacctGAAGCTGAAAGCGAAGCATCTGCAACTAAGAGTAAAAATGGTAAAGAAATGAAGTCCATAGTCATAGCAAAATATTCACAGAGCAAGCTCAAAGTTAACGTTCACGTTAGAGAAccttattataatgaaaataatgacgGAAATAAACCAGAAGTGACTGGTGTCGGTTATGCCACAGATGAGGACGGTGAAGCAAGAGCTGTGGCCGATGCTGAAGTTGAAGATACCAACTATCCAGCTAAAGAAGACTATGCTGCAAATGAAGAAGACGGTGCCAACGACCAAGCTAAAGAAGGCGGTGCCAACGACCAAGCTGAAGAAGGCGGTGCCAACGACCAAGCTGAAGAAGGCGGTGCCAACGACCAAGCTGAAGAAGGCGGTGCCAACGACCAAGCTGAAGAAGGCGGTGCCAACGACCAAGCTGAAGAAGGCGGTGCCAACGACCAAGCTGAAGAAGGCGGTGCCAACGACCAAGCTGAAGAAGGCGGTGCCAACGACCAAGCTGAAGAAGGCGGTGCCAACGACCAAGCTGAAGAAGGCGGTGCCAACGACCAAGCTGAAGAAGGCGGTGCCAACGACCAAGCTGAAGAAGGCGGTGCCAACGACCAAGCTGAAGAAGGCGGTGCCAACGACCAAGCTGAAGAAGGCGGTGCCAACGACCAAGCTGAAGAAGGCGATGCCAACGACCAAGCTGAAGAAGGCGGTGCCAACGACCAAGCTGAAGAAGGCGGTGCCAACGACCAAGCTGAAGAAGGCGGTGCCAACGACCAAGCTGAAGAAGGCGGTGCCAACGACCAAGCTGAAGAAGGCGGTGCCAACGACCAAGCTGAAGAAGGCGGTGCCAACGACCAAGCTGAAGAAGGCGGTGCCAACGACCAAGCTGAAGAAGGCGGTGCCAACGACCAAGCTGAAGAAGGCGGTGCCAACGACCAAGCTGAAGAAGGCGGTGCCAACGACCAAGCTGAAGAAGGCGGTGCCAACGACCAAGCTGAAGAAGGCGGTGCCAACGACCAAGCTGAAGAAGGCGGTGCCAACGACCAAGCTGAAGAAGGCGGTGCCAACGACCAAGCTGAAGAAGGCGGTGCCAACGACCAAGCTGAAGAAGGCGGTGCCAACGACCAAGCTGAAGAAGGCGGTGCCAACGACCAAGCTGAAGAAGGCGGTGCCAACGACCAAGCTGAAGAAGGCGGTGCCAACGACCAAGCTAAAGAAGGCGGTGCCAGAAATGGTAACCGCGGCCAAGCTAACCGGCCAAATGATGATTGA
- the LOC110379272 gene encoding uncharacterized protein LOC110379272 produces MASSHTFLTSSFVFFCVINGGLFKEIPSYIQVCKRDPATINDCVKKSIEALRPQISTGIPELDVPSLDPFFIPEIKALTADNTPLRATGHNIKVTGAGSFVIKSLTVDLDTLKIKARVRFPKLHFEGQYKLDGQVLIVPLKGEGNLNADAVKCDAELVLHTQIVNKDGVDYVKFKKIDTDINIKDYRVKLDGLFNGDKNLGEAANQAINQNRGEILRATKPHLEKTVSTNLLEAANNVVEGLTLDQLLPKP; encoded by the exons ATGGCGTCTTCACATACATTTTTGAcgtcttcttttgttttcttctgtGTGATCAATGGCgggttatttaaagaaatac CGAGTTACATCCAAGTGTGCAAGCGAGATCCTGCCACAATCAACGATTGCGTGAAGAAGTCCATCGAAGCCCTGAGACCACAGATATCAACAGGCATCCCTGAGCTGGATGTGCCAAGCCTGGATCCCTTCTTTATTCCTGAG ATTAAAGCCCTGACAGCTGACAACACGCCTCTTCGCGCTACAGGCCACAACATCAAGGTCACTGGTGCCGGCAGCTTCGTCATCAAGAGTTTGAC GGTGGACCTTGATACGTTGAAGATCAAGGCTCGCGTCCGCTTCCCCAAGCTGCACTTCGAAGGCCAGTACAAGCTGGATGGTCAGGTCCTCATCGTGCCCCTGAAGGGAGAAGGAAACCTTAATGCTGATGCTG TGAAATGCGACGCTGAGCTGGTGCTCCACACGCAGATCGTCAACAAGGACGGCGTGGACTACGTGAAGTTCAAGAAGATTGACACCGACATCAACATCAAGGATTACAGGGTCAAGCTTGATGGACTTTTCAACGGAGACAAGAATTTGG GTGAAGCCGCCAACCAAGCGATTAACCAGAACCGTGGCGAAATCCTGAGAGCCACCAAACCTCATTTAGAGAAGACTGTGTCCACGAACCTTCTGGAAGCTGCCAACAACGTGGTCGAAGGTCTGACGTTAGACCAGCTGCTGCCCAAACCTTAG